A part of Actinomycetes bacterium genomic DNA contains:
- a CDS encoding flavoprotein — translation MWWPSPSDLPAFVERTQAAGWEVCVVGTPSAVKFLDIPRLAELTGYPVRSDYKRPEEPDVLPSPDALVVAPATFNTINKWAAGISDTLALGLLNEAIGLGLPVIAVPTANVALIRHPAFVRSVAELRACGVRVLFDPDRHPLPTPNMGAPGAALFPWDALFDELTAWTATKASKVQRDANRPTRSGRQ, via the coding sequence GTGTGGTGGCCGTCCCCCAGCGACCTGCCCGCCTTCGTGGAGCGGACGCAGGCTGCCGGGTGGGAGGTCTGCGTGGTCGGGACACCCTCGGCCGTGAAGTTCCTGGACATCCCACGCCTTGCCGAGTTGACCGGCTATCCCGTCCGCAGCGACTACAAGCGCCCCGAGGAGCCCGATGTGCTCCCCTCGCCGGATGCGCTCGTGGTCGCCCCGGCCACGTTCAACACGATCAACAAGTGGGCCGCGGGCATCTCCGACACCCTCGCCCTCGGCCTGCTCAACGAGGCGATCGGGCTTGGCCTCCCCGTCATCGCGGTCCCGACCGCCAACGTCGCCTTGATCCGCCACCCCGCCTTTGTTCGCAGCGTCGCCGAGCTGCGCGCCTGCGGCGTCCGCGTGCTGTTTGACCCTGACCGCCATCCGCTGCCGACACCGAACATGGGCGCGCCCGGCGCCGCCCTGTTCCCGTGGGACGCACTCTTTGACGAGCTGACTGCTTGGACCGCAACAAAGGCGAGCAAGGTCCAAAGGGACGCGAACCGGCCAACCAGGAGCGGTAGGCAGTGA